The Cryptomeria japonica chromosome 9, Sugi_1.0, whole genome shotgun sequence DNA segment CTTGGGATGCTTGGGATCTAGCTTCAAATCATAtttggacattttggtctcaagaGGATGGCCCGTCTCTTGCCTGTGATTTATTGGCAAAATATTGGAAAGAAAAGTACTTTTTGTCCAAGGGGCTTTCGGATCATGAATACCAAGAAAGGCACACTTGGCATGATTTGAATAGAACACAATTGTTTAAAAGATCACACAATTTGCACTGGAAAAGTTTTGTAGGATGATCCCTAAAAACTATCTTTTAAAACTTCAGCTCCAAGGATTAGATCTTTATCAGAGAAATGATGGAAAAACTTTAATAGTCATGTGTGAAATGATCTCTATGATGCAGTGAAATACACGGATGATTTACTTCACAGTCAAACAAGAGATAAGGGTGAGATATTGTATGACTCTATGGTAAAGGCAATGTCAGTCCATCTGGAAATCTTGATCTGCTTTCAAGCACAAAGTTTGGGATGGTTAATGTGCTAACAATGTATGGTCCTGGTGAAAGACTTCACAAAGCTGGAGTAACAGATTCTTAATGCAGACTTTGTGGAAGAGAGGATCAGAAAACTATTGATTATGTTCTTAGAAATGGTCTATTAAGAATTGTTTTGAGTTGTTTTCAAGATGAATCTTACTTTTTCTAGTATCTCCATATTTGTGAAGGCCTCTCCTAGAGGAAACTTGGATGATAAGGTAAAGCTGGAAATTTTGATACAAcacttttcatttgaatgctatttGAAACCTGTAGAAACCAAGATGCAAGGATATTTTCCATGAGAAACCCTCAAAACTCAATTTATGGGAGTTAATACTTTTAAGGAAGGATTTGGGCTTGGttgcaaaaaaatgaaatcaaTTATTTTTGCACAGATACGAGTCATTGCCTCTTGGAGGTGCCAACTCGGAAGTTAGATGTTCTGACCTACAGACGGAGAGACTTTCCTTGCAATCCTAGTTACATTAAGGTAATTATTTGATCCATGAAGTAACATAAGATGCATTTATCCAGAAAATGAAAAAAGTAAGAGAGCTTTGAAGTAGATAGGAAGTGGTAACATGCCCCAAGTCTGCTGTCATAGTTTTGTGAAATATGCCGATCGATGGATCTTGGAAACTTTGAACACTTCTTCACAAATCTTATTCTTGAAACTGACAGGTTCAAATAAGAAGCAATCTCTTCATCTTTAGGAGGCCTTCTAAACTTCCGGTATAAagatatctttgtttttcttattttCAACAAAGTATCAATAAGATATCCCTGCACAGTAAAGTACAAATTATCTTCAATACACTGGAGAAAAATATCCAGTACAAAAGGCATTTGCATCTTGCTTGATATTGGAACAAAAATCTACTGATGTCTCCCAAAAAAATccatgccaaattccaaacaaactTCATTAACTTGCAAAAAGACAAAAAAGCATTACAGGTAACCGGATTGTCCTTGAATTCTTGGTTATTGCATCTGTGACAGCTTGTCTAATCCACCAATAAACATATGTCGAAAACTTAAAGCCCTTCTTGTAATCAAACTTTTCAGCTCCCCGGAGGAGACCTAAGCATCCTTCCTGCATTTGAAATTTCATGTTGAGGTCTTTGTGAATAGAAAATGAACAATAGAGATGTTTAAGAAACACAAGATGAATATAATAGCTATAAACCATGTCCTATGCAATTATGCTTCTCACCTGAATGAGATCTGGTAGGCTCACGCCTTTTCCCTCATACATCTTGGCAACTGATATAACCAACCGTATGGCACCTTTGACAATTTTATCTTTGCAATATTGCCCTGCCAGTAATTTCCTATACAAAGTTCCCTGATCTAGACCAACAGCTTCTGCCCATTGGGCTGGAGTTGGTTCATGTCCAACTTTAATTTTAACTCTTGCCCTAATCTTCTCCAATTTTCGCAGGTCCTTAAACAGAAAGAGACCATCAGAATACCACAAAAAGCTTCAAATGTGAACAAAGACAAGCATAGTCTTGTACATCACAAGTTATGTCTACCATTCTATGGATATTTTCAACAAAAAAGTTATCATGAACACAGCCTAGTTTTACATTATGGCTTACCTGTGGCAAAAGCAGACATAACAAGTAAACTATTTCTGTTGACTATAATGATGTATGATTAGAGGCAAAAGAAAATTTTCAGTAAGAGATTTACCTTTAGTCCTTGACAGAATTCAGCTTCATTATCAGCTAAGAAGATTCTGCTGACCATATCGTGGTGCATGTATGATGGGTCGACAGAAGGCACAGTGATCATCTTAGACTTTTTAGTAGATAGGACAGAAACTGATTTGGGACGAACTGCTGTAGTCTTTTCTAATAATCCCGCCTTCATAATTCTTGTTCTCAATTTCTTCTTGGATCTTGTTGTTTTCTCCACTACATTTTGAGAGACCTGAATGGAATTGGCCTCAAATTTGGATAAAACAGAAGATTCTCTTTCAAGTTGAGGATGGTAAGTGAAAGAACTTGCTCCATTTAAACTACATTGTGCTCCTGAATTCCTCTCAGCATGCTTGGATTCTTTAAATAATTTGACAAGTCCAAGCACTTCAATTTGGGTAAGTTTCTCCCTTTCAGATCTTTGTAAATCTCCATTTGAAAGCAACTTGGCTTTTGGAAGATTCTGGATATCTTCCCAAATCACTGCTACATCCCTAGCAGCGTTTCTAGCTTCTGCTGATGCACTTTCTGTGTCCAACTCTTCAATTTTCAACAACATTGCTTCGCCTATGGTGGCCTCTACAATTACCTGCATTACAATCAGAAGTAGTCAAGAACAGCAACCAGCCTATATTTAATGTAGTAATACAGTAAAATTTTCTTCTCTAGCATTCAATAATTATCTAAAACACTATAGTAATACTGTGGCTATTAAAATTTTCATCAACACCTTATATTTCATCTGATGTTTGACTCATCACAAACAGGGTTTGGCACATTATGCTCACCTTGGGCTGCATGGAAATTGCCTGAGTCTTGTATGAAAAACTTTCTTCAGCAGCCAAAACAGAAGAATGGGATTTTGTCGCAAGGATATGAACATTTCCAGAGGAACAAGGCATAACAGTTGTGGTTGATATTATGGATGTCTCTGAACAAGACGCTTGTGGAAGTTTTGCTGGAAAATTGACACAAGAAAAAAAGTCAATTAGTTGTCTTGATTAACATTTCTTTGTGCTGTAAAAGTTTCACTTTAGTATGAATACAAGTTTTCGGATTCATCCCTGAACCCATCCTAAACCTCTTAATTATTACTGTTACAGCCTTTTATTAGGGACACCGTTAAGAGAGTACAAGTTGCATTCCTTTTGTTCTCAAATTGCATTCAGAAACTCTAGTGCGAAAGGATCACAAAAGTCGGCAAAACTAGAAACACAATAAGCAACCAATTTCCTAAGCTTTCAAAGGAAAACAAATGACAAGATACAAACACCGATGTTTGTGTCAAATAAGTTTATTCTGACTTGAGGAAAAGGAATTCAGAGGATCAAGACAAATATTGACATCTGTTTATATCCAAAGGCAAAGAAAGAGTAAATTGAAATCTGGATTTTTTATCAAGAACCAGTGCAACAAATTTATTCAATTACGGTTTAACCAATCAATTCAGAGAGAAGACGGTAAATAACAAAAGCATTCAGTGATACTATATGCATTTTCTTGAGATATGTACGAAGACCTAATTGTCTGTCCCATGGTGTTGTGTGGACAAAACATTGGGTTTTGCAAATGTATTTGTGGGAAACACTATTTGACCCAACACAAATAACACTTGCATATCAGAAAGCACAATCTTTATGACTCTAGAGTGAGAATACTTACTGTGGATTTTAGGTTTTAATCATCTGGAGCCAACTCTATAAATTACTCACATTGTGTTCCAAACAACTCATCCTTAATTTCAAGCGAGCTGTAGGGAGCAAATAGGGTCTCTTATGTATTTATGCATATTGATTGGGGGTTGCATGTTGCTGGGTGTATAATATTGCATATATGTATATTTTGACATGTTGTTGATGGCCCCTTGTTGATATTAGGTTGTAGCTGGTATCTTATTGTTCATCAAGTGTCAATGTTTGAGTAACATTTTGTTGACGGCTACTCATCCAGAAACAGATAGGTTTGTTTAGTCAATTAACTGGCAGATAGTATTGCAACTGCCACATCATTGCCATAAATGCTTTTAATCTGCTAGTATAAAAGATTTGATTGGCCTATAGAATGGTTTTTGAGGTTATGCTTCAATATGTCTGATCTCAAacatgaaaatgtgattgatatgCTTTTGTTCTTCATGAAGTGAAATGGAAATTCTTTCATATGTCCAAAAAGTCCTTTTTGTTATATCTCTACCCTAGTTTGTATGTTGCTCACGAAGCATGGTCAGGAGCACTATGTATGGCTATACAAATAGTGAGCAAGGTTAGTGCATTTAGTGTACCTTGCAAATTAGAGAAGATGTTAGTTTCCAGAAAATATGGGTGTGAACGTGATAGCAGACAGCAGAAGGAAGAAATCCTGTCTGAGAAGGCAAACAACATACAGAGCAGGCTAAGATGAGACAAATAAattgaaaggaagaagaaaataaagaagcaAGAGAAGAACATAGCAGCATGCAAAGAGAAATGGCAGATCAAAGAAAATGATAGAAAAGAGTAAGGTTcatgaagaaaatgaaaattgaagctGGGAATCAAGAAGAATTGAGGTGACCGTGGAGCCAgatataaatgaattaaaataatcaaaagaaatgaaaaatgtAAACGTATATGGAGCAGCTATTAAGAAATAAAAAGGACAAGTAGATTTCCACTtagggaaaatgaaaatgaaggtaaCTGATCTGAATTGGATCATGAAACTAAGTTGAATTCAGTTCAACTAGGTTACAAATCTCACTCTAAAAAACGACTACGACAAGAAAATTGCAATATTCCAAATACTCCTAATATAGCATATTTCATCAAGAATAAGAGTATTCAAATCAGTGCAAGGATTAAAAAAGATGCAAAGGGGTTCCAAGGCAATTAGAAGTTCACCTTGGGGCCATGAGAAAACGAAAGCAATGCACAGTTAACTGTTTGTCAAGATAAACCCCAGTTTGGCTTGAGAAAAATACATACAGGAGTTTCAGCTTGTGATAAACCCATAcaaaagaggcaaaagaaagacCCAAATGGATCCAAGGAAGCTCAAATGCTTGAATTCTAGCTTTCAAATGCTCATGTCATTTGGAATCTTTGTTCAGTTCATTTTGCTGAATTTGTGGATGTGAACAGTGTACACCTTTCGAGGGTCATATAAATCTTCTTGGTTTAGTATTCTTGAAGATGTAGCATGTAATGGTAGTGCGTTGAAAAAAGTTGTTCGTGGTTGAGTTTTCTTGGAGTTGTAGCATGTAATGGTAGtgtattttttctttttgataAATTATTAGGGGATCACTATAGGGGGCCTCCACTCAATGCCAAACATACATAAACAAAAATCACAGAACAACCAATACAAAAAACCattacaattttattttcttgcttTTTGATCTGGTCACTATATAGCCAGAAAGCAGAAACTTCACAGATTTTTTCTTTGGCTAAATCTCTTTCCAACTAATTGAAGCCTCAGCTACTTCATAATCCATATAAGAGGAGTCTAATAATGGCTGATGATCACCGCTAGCAATGAATCTTGAAACTGAAAAGCTACTCCCATTACAATTTGCCTTTCTTGCTTCTTGATTTGGTCCCTATATAGCCAGAAGGCTGAAACTTAATGGATTATTTTTTTGGCTTAACCTCTTTCCAACCAATTGAAGCCTCAGCACTTCATAATAGGTATAAGAGGAGTTTAATAATGGCTGATCAATCACTCTTAGCAGTCAATCTGGAAAGTAAAGCTACTCGTCATTCTTTGACATTTGAAAGAGGTAGAAGGCATCTATGCCCCACACTGGAGCTTGTAGGCCGTTTTGGGGACAAAGGACATAGTAGTGGTTGCACATCCTTATTAGAAACAAGCTTCTCAAGCTTATCTTGAAAATCAGCCATGCTTACAAAAATTTCTAGTTACATTTTTGTGAAGAACAATCCAAGGAAGGTACTTGAAGGGGTGGAGAATGGCAAACTATATCTAAGTATTTGGGTAGTTATAGGGGACAAGGAGTGCTCAATTGTAGCAGTGAAGCTTGCTTGGTACCCATCGAGTGTCACACCTCCTCCTTGATCATCTGCATCACTAGAAAAATATAGGGCCACCCTACTAACTAATAGATGGGAGAACCTTGCCCCCTACCACCAAGTCACATGTTTCACCTGTTTTGGTTTCTCCCGAGGACACTTTGCAACATTGTGAACTACATAGAAGTAGTGTATAAATCTAATTGAGATATTCTCATAATTCAATACCTGCTTCCATATACACCCACCTACCTATAACCATACTTTGACTAGCAAACATGAAGATACATCCAATTCTAGTCAAATCCTTGTAGAAGTAGAATGAATTAAACCATTTATTTTAGGGTGTAGCCACAAGAACCAACCTAACATATTGCATATCCCTTAAAAGAAAGAGTCTACCTAGAGTTGAAGCCACAAATAAGGAAAACTTATTCAAACCAGCATAACTGAAAATGTCTATCTAAACTCAAGAAACCATGTTTTCATTAACAAAACCAACTTAAGCCAAAACCAAGGCCCATTAGATTATATATACTCTCGATCTTCCCTATATAGACAAAGCAACACGAAAAAACATAGAGCAATAGGATAAATTTCTATAGACACTTTTAGATTTGCCAACAAATTTCTTGTTATCCATGCATATGAATCAACTAGCCTAGTGTTGGAGTATTCCAATTTTTTGTTTTGATCCTTAGGGTTTTTGGCCTCTATTCTTCGCTAGGGTTTATCTTTCTATGTCTTTGGCTAAAACCCTAGTCCTTGTGAGGTTCTTCATATGCTTTTTCAGCCCAAGATTCTATTTCCATGGTGATTGGTTGCCTAGGTTGTATCACTTAATTCACGAGTCTCAATCCCCCCAAGCCCCATTGTTTTATCAGCCTTGCATTTGTGCTAACTTGATACTAATAGTTTCCTTTTGTTCCTATTGCTTTGAATGCCTCGATGACGTCCTTAGGTTACTAGGCCCGATTGGTTGTCCACATGTCAACACCTAGTTGCATCACATAAGCCTTCAAATCGCATCTTTTATTTGAAAGATCCTTTTGAGACTACGAGCTAGAGTTGGGACATGTGCCTTTAGGTTTGAGTTCTATTGCCAGTTTTAGTGACATGGTGTCATAATTCTTTTGAGTCGGTGTCATTTAATTGGTTTGTAATTGATAATCTATACATTCTGGGTGGATGAAGTAAAGTCTCATGTTGACTCTACTAGATGGCAACTTCCCATTGAATTGCAACTCCCCTTCACATCACAATCTCAGGTATGGGCCCCACTTTCAGCCATGCAACATGTGATGGCCATTAAGGGAAGGTTTTATTGGATAGGTATTACTTGTTGGAAGCAACGTGGAAGTTTTTTATTGTATCACATTGCTGCTTTGCATTACAATTTTTAGTTTAGGTTCTTTGTTCAAATTGCAAGATGGCAACCTATTGCAACATGTCCTTGGCAAGTGAATGTATGTTTGGATCATCTCGTGTCAAGGCGACATGGCATTTCATGATTGGTCTAAGCAATGCTTATGTGTACTTTCGGAAGAGAAGACACTAAATTCCTTGAAGATTTGATAGTGGGGAATCCCTAATTGCATCTCACAATTCCCTTGCATCACAAATTTTCAAAGGGCCCCAATCTAATGTATGTGATGTGTAGTGGCCTTTATAAGCTCAAACAAATATGCTAAGGTGGAAGGCAAATGCCAATTTCTAGTTGCATCACAAGAGCCTTTCACATTGAAATTTTTCATGTGGGTCCCACTTTAGGCTATGTAAAGTGCAACGAAAGTGAATGAAAATAAGCTAATGTAGGCAATGACTTAGCTATTGGTAAAGGTGGAAAAATAGAACAATTTTATTGGGCTACATGTAAGTTGTTCCACCAAGTGGTTTGTATGTGCCAAAGTGGTCCTAGCTGGCATGACACGAGTTTAAATTTGATGCCTATCAAATTCTTTTCAAATCAAAATTTGTGATGTACGATAGCCATCGATCTAATCCTTTAGAGAAAATCAAAGTGAAATAGAGGTTCTTGACAAGAAAGGAAAATAGATCTAGACTATGATGAAGGGGACTATTGC contains these protein-coding regions:
- the LOC131060954 gene encoding uncharacterized protein LOC131060954, encoding MGSMACAAFSFMSSSSHSSLMCRCSNRITSKLPQASCSETSIISTTTVMPCSSGNVHILATKSHSSVLAAEESFSYKTQAISMQPKVIVEATIGEAMLLKIEELDTESASAEARNAARDVAVIWEDIQNLPKAKLLSNGDLQRSEREKLTQIEVLGLVKLFKESKHAERNSGAQCSLNGASSFTYHPQLERESSVLSKFEANSIQVSQNVVEKTTRSKKKLRTRIMKAGLLEKTTAVRPKSVSVLSTKKSKMITVPSVDPSYMHHDMVSRIFLADNEAEFCQGLKDLRKLEKIRARVKIKVGHEPTPAQWAEAVGLDQGTLYRKLLAGQYCKDKIVKGAIRLVISVAKMYEGKGVSLPDLIQEGCLGLLRGAEKFDYKKGFKFSTYVYWWIRQAVTDAITKNSRTIRLPGYLIDTLLKIRKTKISLYRKFRRPPKDEEIASYLNLSVSRIRFVKKCSKFPRSIDRHISQNYDSRLGEFIADPEVKSSEIAVTRQKVRQDIDELLETLRPREKEVVRLRFGLDGGISRTRKEVAHHFCVSKERIRQIENNALGKLRHLNRHKDIKCYLGY